The sequence caatagaagccatggcataccagtggtgcaaaatttgcaacaaaggaggggagaatgtgggtaatgcaagataagataagttcatatcaatgcaagagaagtacaagtatcttaaaagattagcattgatttaaataatgttacccaattagaataaaacaagtcataagcaccaagataataccagaaaagatataacagttgaataagaacatttgaacaccaataattttagaaaagaaaataaaaatatgtacaaaattaaaatgcaatgaataaaagtatgaaaataaataaaataaaataaaagataagaggaatgagaagagtaagaaagaaagaagaaagaagaaaggatagaaaaaattaggattggggaagaaaagataagatatttggcaaattaggataagctgtgcggcgcaattgACGCGGACGagtggggcacgcagtcgcgtgacttgcacttataagtattgacgcggtcgcgtcggtcacgcgatcgcgtgactcgatttgtgctagtggtgcgagtgcagcctcgcggtcgcacaactctctgttcaaaacttagtattgccaaaatccagggtgacacgatcgcgtggttaacgcgatcgcgtgaatggccattttcttaaaatgacgcggtcgcgtggtagggcttgggcttccagcacgagtccagcccaattccagctcaactttcggccatacaccctgtTACATCGAAAtccagggcacgcggtcgcgtgggtcacgcggtcgcgtgggaggccaatttttccatgtgacgcggacgcgtcggcgacgctgccgcgtcgcgtgcgtgcttctcttttttttttatgcagaatgcaatgattaatatgagtgTTATACATGATTCTAGgttcaataaagtaaaataaaaaggaaataaaaatgaaagcaattaacaagaactaaattgaaaaagaagcgaccataccatggtgggttgtctcccacctagcacttttagttaaagtccttaagttggacattggaagggcttcctgttatggtggcttgtgtttaaattcatccagaaatctccaccagtgcttggaatgccaatagcctctgggatcccaaactaggcatgtaaagcttctgagcagcttcaaacagattttcagactcccagggtgacgaatgtcagaatagattccaggatcccaagccttgtttttaaatccgcctccgtcttgatctacatgtctccatccgggcggtttaaagagtataatctcaccatggtgaccaaacgttctctgtgatccatgcaattgagcatgataccaatccgtgtactttgaggtgaagcgtggaaccttgttgaaccttgtgcaccaactctgagtacgagccatttccctcttactcttaaagctgcagagagctctaagctggccatctgtttcaatgaaaccatattcaagtgaataagtaaagttaaaggttaaggattgtacccacttgaagcttgtattaggtggtaatggccttgggataggtgtttccggtggttctgtaagttctactcccttgtgctcttctgtgaattcctccacttccttgcaaggctctacaattgtatctgtgtcctggtcaaagtcttatatgtcttcctcatcacttgagtcatagattggaggttgagagaaatctacctccgcatcgtcttcatattcacttggggaagattcttcgacctcagagaattcattactaagagagccagacttgtgactatcatcatcaagggaatttgtgtcctgggttattccgtctgattcttcataaacgacttgccttgggggttgtgtactatcctccttagcatcaactgtaacgttcttgacggagttctcctcagttctggattcccatggaggttcagcatctcctagatcttcaaccaactcttcttcttgaacaatgacagcttcttctacttgttctagtacgaattcattctctgtcttgtccactggagtttctggtatctccttcatgctacgctcttctttagactgttcacatggggctgtggctgatccttgtgtatttgagcgcctagaaacccattgaattactgcttgctccagttgtcgaatggttgtttgaagtttatttactgtttcctttaggcgaacctctgcttctcgggttgccggacttggatatgatacataggaaagtggcggtgattggaagtgattggattggtgctggggtaaggaaggatcatatggtggtgaatggtgaagagaagcttgtgagtgtggtggttcaaggttatgttgaaaggatggtttgtatgcacggggtggggcttgttggtagttacaaggttgtccaccatatctttcagctgggtatgcacgggagaatggtctttgtccaggatatctcggagggtgttgctgcctaaagggttgattagatcctcttggctccatccatccttgattggtctgaccttaaTGCATATTCTTGCTGTAACTTCTGTTtctttcaacaaagttagaaccaaactcaaagcgagaggggtgagagttcatgatagcaaataaagatgaaaaggaaaagaacaaaaataaataaacaagcaaaagaaaaatatttacaataaccaataataaggcacacgttagcagtttcccggcaacggcgccattttgatgagataaaaaatattttgcatgatttgaattagtgaaatccagttcatatttccttcttggaagatttgtttacttttaactaagtaggtagagacattttgcatgtagtggcattcatatagataggttgcatttcatacattctatcattcctcttcattctttatagcttctcttgagcttagcatgaggacatgctaatgtttaagtgaggggaggttgataaactactattttatggtttatcttgtgctcaattgagtggattttatcaactctttacccacttattcataatatttgcatggttttatatttccttcctgattttgtgctatgattgaaaacatgcttctttgatcttataattgcttattattaatcctctcttattaccattagatgccttgatatgtgtgttaagttctttcagagattataaggcaggaatggcttggaggatggaaaagaagcatgcaaaagtggaaggaatacaagaagttggagaaattgctaagatgtccagcctgacctcttcgcactcaaacggctataactttagctacagaggtccaaacgacgcggttctagttgcgttggaaagctaacatctggagcttcgatttgatatataatattccatggtTTCCCTaaagctaggtgacgcgaccgcgtgcttcatgcagccgcgtcgcagtgacggaaatcatcgtgtttgaattcttctccagcgatttctgggctgttttcgacccagttcgcggcccaaaaaacacatattagaggctataaagtggggaattaCATCTATTTGTAGGGAGGCTTTTaatttcacaattttaggagtagatgtagtttttagagagagaggttctctcctctctctcttaggatttaggacttctcttagttttaggagtgactctcaatcccaggttctttatttttatttaatttatgaactcttccatgttacatatggttttcttaattaatgttatttgaggtatttcaattcatgataacgtttgtaagaaaggttgattgcttggtttagtaactatacttacaacgagtattcgttataacttctaaaccatcaatcttcagttctttcagatagaccattctgagagcatgtcagaaggacacctcctgatcagttgcttgtatctttcccaagcttcatagaaggattcacattctttttgcctgaaggtttgaactcccactctgattttgctcatcttctgaggtgaaaagaacttggccaagaaagcattgaccaattttttccaagagtctaggctttctttaggttgagattctaaccatatcctagctctgtctctaaccgcaaagggaaagagcataagtctgtagacctcaggatccactccattggtcttaacagtatcacagatctataaGAATTCAGATagaaactgatgtggatcttctagttgaagtccatggaatttacaattctattgcattagagagactaattgaaacttaagctcaaagttgtttgctctaatggcaggtatgcagatacttcttccatagaaatcagaagttggtatggtgtagtcaccaagaacctttcttacATCTCCTTCATTGTTAGGCTCGGTTGCCATgctttcagcttcttgttcgaaaatctcTATGAGATTTTTTCCGGAGTGTTGTactttaacttgttgtaaacgcctccttagagtcctctcaggttcagggtcagaattaaagagaggttctttatctctgttcctgctcataaataagaaaaagaaaacaagaaagaagaagaatgagaatctctatgtcacagtataggaaATTtcttgtgagatgtgaagaagaaagaagaatgatgatagagaaaaaagagaaagaattcGGCTATGAGGagtagaagaattcgaaaattggaagtaaaaagagaaaatatttttgtttttatttttatttattaattaatttcaaaattaaagctaattaactaaagagatttgaaaattaaataatgaatttcgagaaagaagagagagaaatagagaagatattttcaaaaattagaagagagaagaattagttaggaagttttgaaaaagaagaaagagaaaataagtaactaattaagaaagatttgaaaacaagataagatagaagattagaaaatatttgaatttaaaatttaaaactagaaaagataagatagcaattgaaaagatttgaaaaggatttgagtttgaaattagaaaagataagataagaacttgaaaagatttgaaaaagatttgaaagagataagatttgaaatttgattttttttttttttttaagatttgattttgaaattttaaattttaaattttgaaattgaattttaaaattttgaatttgaagtaaggtaagataagatttttgaattttaaagaaagataaaaagataagatagtaatttgaaaaagatatgatttttgaaaagatttgattttgaaaagatttgaatttgaaatttaaaactaagataagataagataatgattttgaaattaaaattcgaaatttttgttgagattttttaaaattaaagtaaaaggatagaaaagatattttttttatttttttgaattaatgaagaaagagaaaaacaatcaaaaacaccaaacttaaaatttttagatctaaagacactagaattcgaaaattttaaagaaaaacacctaaagacatcaaacttaaaaattttaaagatcaaaaaaaaaaaaacaagaacaatttgaagatcaagaagaacactaagaacaagttttcaaaaatttaaagaaataaagaacacacacaagacaccaaacttaaaatttgacacaagactcaaacaaaagacactatttttaaaaatttttgaaaaaagaacgTAAGAAATTCGAActctaacaagaacaagaacacaagactcaaacaaaagataaagattaataaagaaatgaaaagatttttgaaaaaatttttgatttttttcgaaaaagaaaataaaagactcaaacaaaactaAAGACAATTCCTAatctaagcaccaaaataatccaTTAGTTTGTTCAAATTCGAACAATCCTCGGTAACAGCGTCAAAAACTTGATAAACGGATTCCCACACTCCGTACAactaaaccagcaagtgcattgggtcgtccaagtaatacttgaggtgagtcagggtcgatcccacgagaattattGGCTTAGATCAAACAGTGGTTATCTTGTCATTCTATGtactaattattatatattataaacatacataattgaattattttatatttatttaatttaatttatttttaacattaaaatataacttattataaaataatatagcCATGTTTAATTGGAACTTCATAGAGATATTCATCGTATCTTTTTCCACATCTCTATCTAAGAGTCCACCGTCAAAACATAACTATTATAATTACCTCTATATAGTTACCATAAAACCCATCTAACAAATAATAATTGAGGAATGGCCACTTCTGTTTCCCATAAGAAAATCACTAACTGTTAAGCAAACAGCCGAAATAATCGGTAGAAAGCTGTAGAATATAACTATATTTATTTCAGAATTTAGACCAGAGACATGCTATCTTCTTGAGTTCAAGagtatctttctttttttctttctttctttctttcttatatatatatatatatattctttgatCAATCTAAACTTCAGGTGAGGTTGACGTAACAGTCCCCTCATGAGTCATGAATCCAAACCATACCCACGTGCTAAACTGGCGCAACATGACTGTAAAAATGAGTTATGATAAGGTTCATGATTAGTGATAGCATGGACCTTTAGGCATTCCGCACCAAACAATGGACGTGGTGGTGCCCATTGATGGTGCTTGTTATATGATTATGCCAAATGTGGATTGAGTTTATGCTTGTATTTGCATTTATATACTATCGTCTCACTTCTCATGAcagaatataaataataaatactcAAATGGATTTTTCAATAATTAAGAGAAATTCTCCATGTACAAGCGTTTTTTTATATAAGTCTTTACAAgtgtatcttcttcttcttcttcttgcgcacgttcttcttcattttcctcttctttttcttcttttctttcgtttcttgcattctctttctccttcttcaaccgttactgaacgttttcactgcaccttcttcttcttcttgctgcacgttcttcttcctcctcttcttcttcttcttcttcttcttcttttctttcgtttcttgccttctctttctccttcttcatttacgtgcttctctctttgttttctttcttcgttattctcgatttccattttttttgacatcaagctctgaaatcgtttttgaagaagaagaagcagcagaagatgaggaggagaaagagaaagagttctgaattatgcataaggtgtacttcaacgaattttgggtgtatttctataatcgtttaggtgaattcctgtaaccgtttgggtatatttctgtaattcttttggtgtatttttgtaatcgtttgagtgtatttctgtaatcctttgggtgtatgtctgaagttccattatcttcaaatttggcaagaaactcgttttcatggaggaagaagaagaagaagagtcgtttataatgcatggtgagtagcgcgctttggaaaCAGGAAGTGGTTAAATAACGTGCGTTTATTTACTATTAAATGAGGGAGTATAATGCGTGTTTTTTGTTAGGCTTgtgccaacttgtaagacttgtaagccaaaaaaacTTGTGTTGTATGTGTAGCAGACCTCAATTTTAAATCAGACAATtcatttaataataatttttatttttaaaaaatttttaaaaattatttttattggacATTATATTTGTTCTTTTGATCCATCATACAGAAGGTGACAAATTGAATCATGCTATACAAGAATTTTTCCTAAGATAAATAAATTAGAAATGCTTGACTTGTACAATAGAATATGTTAGCATAATTTGTCAATTTAAAAACAACTTCTGaggtaaaaaaataaaacaatattaaCTAGAGAGGAGTTATTTTGAATGACAAGCTTAAAACTTCTAAAAAACGTCGCCCGGGATGCTTCAGATTATTAGATAGCTTTTATTATTGtccttgaaaatttttagatttggttAGAAGAGTATCTAAAGTATTTACAGAATTTGAGactatcataaaaaaaaaacctcTTAACTAAATAAACGATGAACATAAAATATAAAACATTAGGGTTAAGTATTTTTAGTNNNNNNNNNNNNNNNNNNNNNNNNNNNNNNNNNNNNNNNNNagagataaaattaaaatttatctaaaatattaaaaaataaaattaatacagaaaagctctgcatacaagcgCTAACgacttgtatgctttacaagttagTTAACAAATAAAACCTAAAACGCGCTCCAATGGTTATGTCGTATACACGCGCTATATAGAGATCCCGCGTATATATAACTACCAAATctaaaagatttgtttccttcttcgttttcCTTATTTGCAGATttgctcgttcttcttctcgcgaAGCTTCCCCTGGTTTCTTCGATCGTTCTTTTCCCCTCCTTTCTCACTCGTTTCTTCTTCGTCATTTACGTTAGTTCCTCTCTCTGTAACTccagcttcgttttctatttgattttttgttttctgaaatcaaagtttgaactcgttttgaagataatggatgattcaacctcagattgtcagctgaatcctggcgaagtggattatgaatttgaatctaacgaagttcctgaggtttgatttacataggaTTACTATAAATTTTGTTgcagtaatttgtatagcattgtgtaggtgaataattcgtgaacattgactgtCAAAATAACGCATGAAGATAAATCTGtggattgaatgtaatgtattagttttgattaattatctggaatttatagcagacgaTCAGGTGTAGGTCAGAactttttttgggtgtatttttgtgggaagtgtgggtgtatttacagtttactattttttctgttattttaactgagttgttgttgttcgggtgtattatattAGACATaattgggtgtgtttttagtttttgacatggtgtattctgcagcctgtgtatttaTAGTTTATggcttttattgtcattttagttgagttgttgtggttcaggtgtattatatcagacatgattaggtgtatttttagtttttgacatggtgtattctgcagcctctctctgttgttaatgaccagtttgttccgaaggttggaatgacctttaccacccttgaagatgctggaaaattttacaggaactacgccaaggctgcaggtttttctacaagagtttggagcacaaataggaaggaaaacaagattaagaatcaattgattacatgtagcagagagggaaaatggaaatctaaaatatctccgaccgagaagactaATCCAacagccggtttaaactgtcctgcaagaatttatatacacacattgaaggatgtcggtgcttggatcatttcaaaggttgtgctggatcattcacacccctgctgtccaagtaaagcagagatgctcaaacagcacagggaactaagcatgtccattcgtcgtacaatagagaataacgaggaggccggtatcagaccaagcaaaacctaccaatcatttgttgcggctgccgggggtcaccgcgagttaaattttatcgaaaaggatgtgaggaattacattaccagggaagtgcggaatgtttccgaacaagaagatgcaaagaaattcggaaaatatttgttaagaatgaaagagaagaatcagaatttcttttttgagcttgaactcagggaggatcaatcgattaagctggctttttgggccgatgcaagaagtagagctgcctttgagtatttcggagacgttatttcatttgacaccacctacaatacaaacaggtaacaaactgcccctgtttatgatgctaaattaatgtttTTTTATGAATCCgtagcagaggtgtatattggctgtttttttgggtgtatatgaagcatttgttgggtgtacctaatgattttgcattctgcactatggtaatttgtttcaggtataatttggtttgtggttcttttgtcggggtgaatcatcacggtcagtcaacacttctcggatgttctttgatgaaaaacgaagaaattgaatcattcaaatggttatttcaatgttggcttcgttgcatgggaggaaacgctccgaaagggtttctcaccgatcaatgcgcatcaataaaaagggctttagaggcctgtataccaacaacaattcaccgttggtgtatttggcacatcatgaagaagattccaagcaaattaaatgggTACAAGGGATATGCAGatattgaacaagaaatgagccaagttgtttggaactctcatagcaaagactcattcgataggaattggaatgattttctgctgaattttggtcttgtggacaacaagtggctttcaggtaatgtttgtttaaaatctgcagcagaggtgtaaattgcatgttttttcaggtgtatttatagtctgtgtttgggtgtattctgcaTATCTGTATGAAGACCATCATATATAGGTTtctatctatctggatcaccacttctgagcagggatgagaagcacacaaaggagcgagagcatgcattcattttttaacaagtttatcacCCGGAATAGCTCGCTTATTcagttcgtcaaacaatacgataattgcctcggaagcagagagcaagcagagagagaatcagatgctgcagatttttatacggtcataccgtgtgcaaccaaatcctccattgaagctcagtttcaagatgtgtacactcatcaaaagtttagggaagtccaagcacaattcagaggaaaggcgaattgcatcaccagattaacgaattccgctctaagctattcagtatacgaagttggaGAATAAGTtttcagctcaatattcaacaagtttgtggttacttacgactcagttgcagccgaggtaaaatttcaatgcttattattcgagtcgagagggatactgtgtcgtcacgcactaagcgtgttaagctttgaacaagtaagccaagtgtcacctagatatatactggaacgatggagtaagaaggtaaagaggcgacacacacatatcaagagcagccacgacgagccactgatggagccaagaagcaagaggtttgaccaattggtttttcgttcacaaaatatttgcgaatttgcatccgaatcggaggagctgactgtAATTCTGCACCGTACAtacgataacgtcatggctgagatggaatcattaaaagccaaaaggaaggggacatcttctttatcccacgaagacgccaacttggaatccgttaacgagcttcaaagcccgccaaggattcgaacaagaggacgtccaaaaaataggctaggttcaaagttggacaaacagattacaaatgccacaaagaagaagaaaatgaatgttttaagcgaggtaaaagtaatgttctttaaatttgtggtgattgagtttatgtttctcgttaatagtttagctaatatgtgagtttgttATATTTAGATAAACTTGTTTGATACTGCATCagtggtgcattcaaattccagccaatatcaaggacatgttatgaattatcagttcagggtaccaacagtaggggataactctttggctgtatagttacagaatatgggtgtaaaagcactgttcttttgggtgtatttttgtgaattttcttgtgattcacattttacatatagatacatatatataatattagggtatagggttttagggtttataggttaggggtaagggtttaggttttaagtgtttagtGTTCAAGGTTTTAGGCTCAAAGCATCAGGGGGTAGATTTCagggtgtatattcaacttttTTTGGGTGTAAAAAATCGCAGGTTATAggtgtatatttgatttgatgttttttcttcatattatagtacctgtaattcatacattttgaatacagcacagacagtttaacagcacagacagtttaggTGTATATTTAAGCAATCTTGGGTGTATATTAAACTTCCGTTGGGTgtaaaagtttataatttgtgTTTAGATCTGCCttgatgttttccttcatattttaccacctgtaatacagagcttttgaatacagcacagacagtttaacagCACAAACAGTTTAACTATGGAAAAAAATTTCATTGAATAGAAGTTGTTTATAAATGGCAAATTTTTACagcatttgttcaatttacaaactagCTAGCAGTTAGATTACTCAGTTTCTATATCAGTAGAATTTATCTGACAAAATGGACTCAATAATACTGAGGATGGCTTGGACAATATTATTGCATTACTCGCTCTAATTGCTTGATCTCTCTCTTTATTCATTTCACTGAATAGTATCCGCGAAGCATATTCTACTCTATAGTGGTCTACCTCgtcctacaattaaaaagtatattctgtttaaacaacaatattaattcagtaaattaatacagagttatatagttTTAAAGACAGTTACCTGTGTCCAATTATCTCATTCATACTTCACCCTTTTAATATTTTCGGGCTCAGTTAACTCAAGCCACTTCATAACGTAAATagcacagtcatagctgaaaacgaagaaaataaattacaaatctcatttaggaaagtttaatgttcagagtcACAATTTTATACTTTGATTTTTGGCCTGAGATGTTACCGTATGATGTTTTAATTTCCTTCTCCTTCTCGTTTTTCTTCAGAGATGCCCCGCCGGCATATGCTCTCATTCTTGAAATTACATATCccttaaaaaacaaaacaaatcagtaatacacccgaatgaaatacacccaaaggagaaCATACTTACACCCAAAGCAAAACATACATACACCTTATATTGAATTGAAATACACCTATCTATTAAAATAAAGAACACAGAGCcaacttacagtgaatttattaaCCTGCTTTCTCTCATTGGTTGGAGCTTTCttgtgtagcgggtcaagtatatAAAATCTCCACTTTGTTGTATCAATCACCCATAACCACCAATGGCCTAAGTGGCAAATaggtgcaaaaatctgaaggattgcCATATTTCAatagtgtgttattttatttggcatataagTAAAGAACGGTACTAACAAATTTTATAAATGAAAATTTACATATGGATGTGAAGTTAATTTTTTTGCATTTATGAAGGGAataaacattgggtagtcttccaccctgaatTCTTTATTGGTTTTAGGTGATATGAATTCCCCGTTTGGGTGCTTCCAAATGGCCATGTTCTGCAACAATTGTGAAACAACAAATGAAATACTGAAAATACACTCAAGTGAATACTTTAAATAAACCCAAATGACTACACAACTTACACCCAATTGAACgtaaaaaaatacacccaaatgaatacaaAAACAGACCCAGTTGATCAGAGAATATACACCCTAaggaatacagaaaatacacccaaaatttgtAGAAGTAACACTTACCAAAATATTaggggggagacagtatacttGTTCTCGAAACCTTTTATCATTTTTCTGGTTGaggatgaggcacatggcagatacaatctagaaatatatgccgAAATCAATTTACATTAATAAATAATGCAGTTAACTTTGGTgtaaaaacattaatgttattctaatattacctcagCTTCTATATAACTTTCTGCCTGGAGTGATGCAAGGTGCATTCTTGTCAAAATGTATTTATCTTGGGCAATCAGAGTGCACACGTTGTCAAACTCGTTAGTTCTGCCATCTGCGTATGTCTTCACTCGCGTCCCCCAGATGTAGCACTTCTCTTTCATATCAACCGTATTCTGATTTATTCccgcaggagtttcaaacttcccAGAACTTTCTCCGCCAGTCTCCTTTTGAATTTGTGGacttttactttcttctttcgccgcactgcttgctattttttgTACCAAATCGTCTAATTGTTCTAGCAAAATTGCAGTTTCTGGA is a genomic window of Arachis ipaensis cultivar K30076 chromosome B06, Araip1.1, whole genome shotgun sequence containing:
- the LOC107646789 gene encoding uncharacterized protein LOC107646789 — translated: MMVVRKETPSEGLAIVPIQVCLPVSQTTTVPKFEETPETEYEPTPLLQIEGPTKTTPELPQQLEESTPTLLPAPSKTYPAPEDAAALLMMARTASYIPRTDPLPSFSLAFTDSSQEEATTQEGASTQEADKAKTPETAILLEQLDDLVQKIASSAAKEESKSPQIQKETGGESSGKFETPAGINQNTVDMKEKCYIWGTRVKTYADGRTNEFDNVCTLIAQDKYILTRMHLASLQAESYIEAEIVSAMCLILNQKNDKRFREQVYCLPPNILNMAIWKHPNGEFISPKTNKEFRVEDYPMFIPFINAKKLTSHPYVNFHL